A single region of the Streptococcus macedonicus ACA-DC 198 genome encodes:
- the udk gene encoding Uridine kinase, with product MRKKPIIIGVTGGSGGGKTSVSKAILANFKDQKIAMIQHDSYYKDQSHLTFEERVSTNYDHPLAFDTDLMIEHINELIAGRSVDIPIYDYTQHTRSEKTYRQEPQDVFIVEGILVLEDKRLRDLMDIKLFVDTDDDIRIIRRIKRDMEERGRSLDSVIDQYTSVVKPMYHQFIESTKRYADIIIPEGSSNVVAIDLINTKIATILE from the coding sequence ATGCGTAAAAAACCTATTATTATTGGTGTGACTGGTGGCTCTGGTGGTGGAAAAACCAGTGTTTCAAAGGCTATTTTGGCGAATTTTAAAGACCAAAAGATTGCGATGATTCAACATGATTCTTACTATAAAGACCAAAGTCATCTGACGTTTGAAGAACGCGTGTCAACAAATTATGACCACCCACTTGCTTTTGATACGGATTTGATGATTGAACACATCAATGAACTCATTGCAGGGCGTTCTGTTGACATTCCAATTTATGATTACACACAACATACGCGTAGCGAAAAAACATATCGCCAAGAACCACAAGATGTTTTTATTGTCGAAGGAATCTTGGTTCTTGAAGATAAGCGCCTCCGTGATTTAATGGATATTAAATTATTTGTTGATACCGATGACGATATCCGTATTATTCGCCGTATCAAACGTGATATGGAAGAACGTGGACGTAGCCTTGACAGCGTTATTGACCAATACACATCAGTTGTTAAGCCAATGTACCACCAATTCATCGAATCAACAAAACGTTATGCAGACATTATCATCCCAGAAGGATCATCAAACGTTGTCGCTATCGATCTTATCAACACTAAAATCGCAACTATTTTAGAATGA
- the yfmL gene encoding ATP-dependent RNA helicase YfmL, which produces MISQFPQVWQEQLASLKFSELTAIQKQIFEPISQGDNVLGVSPTGTGKTLAYLFSTLLNVTPKKSQQLLILAPNTELAGQIFEVTKTWAEPLNLTAQLFISGSSQKRQIERLKKGPEILIGTPGRVFELVKLKKIKMMNVDTIVLDEFDELLGDSQYHFVENIINRVPRDHQMVYMSATNKVDADALAENTLTIDLSDQKLEQIAHYYITVDKRDRLELLRKFSNIPEFRGLVFFNSLSDLGAAEERLQFNRVSAVSLASDINVKFRKVILEKFKNHDISLLLATDLVARGIDIENLEYVINFDLARDKEVYTHRTGRTGRMGKAGVVITFITHKEELKKLKKYAQVSEVYLKNQELHLKK; this is translated from the coding sequence ATGATTTCACAATTTCCACAAGTCTGGCAAGAGCAGTTAGCTAGTCTGAAATTTAGCGAGCTAACAGCTATTCAAAAACAAATTTTCGAGCCTATTTCACAAGGTGATAATGTCCTTGGTGTCAGCCCAACTGGTACAGGTAAGACACTAGCTTATCTTTTCTCAACACTTTTAAACGTGACACCAAAAAAATCACAACAATTATTGATTTTAGCACCAAATACCGAACTAGCAGGGCAAATTTTTGAGGTAACTAAAACATGGGCTGAGCCTCTAAATCTTACAGCACAGCTATTCATTTCTGGTTCTAGTCAAAAACGTCAAATCGAACGTTTGAAAAAAGGTCCAGAAATTCTTATCGGAACACCTGGGCGTGTTTTCGAGTTAGTCAAGCTCAAAAAAATCAAAATGATGAACGTTGACACAATCGTTTTGGATGAATTTGATGAATTGCTAGGTGACTCTCAATATCATTTTGTTGAAAATATCATCAACCGTGTTCCACGTGACCACCAAATGGTTTACATGAGTGCAACCAATAAAGTTGATGCTGACGCACTCGCTGAAAATACGTTGACGATTGATTTGTCTGACCAAAAGCTGGAACAAATCGCTCATTATTACATTACCGTCGATAAACGTGACCGCCTTGAATTACTCCGCAAATTTTCAAATATTCCAGAATTTCGTGGTTTGGTCTTTTTCAACAGTCTTTCAGATTTAGGAGCTGCTGAAGAACGTCTCCAATTTAATCGTGTTTCTGCTGTTTCTTTGGCGTCTGATATTAATGTCAAATTCCGTAAAGTCATTCTTGAAAAATTCAAAAATCATGACATTTCACTACTGTTGGCAACTGATTTAGTTGCCCGTGGGATTGATATTGAAAATCTCGAATACGTTATCAATTTTGACCTTGCTCGTGATAAAGAAGTCTATACTCATCGTACAGGAAGAACTGGACGTATGGGAAAAGCTGGCGTTGTTATTACTTTCATTACGCACAAAGAAGAATTGAAAAAACTAAAAAAATACGCTCAAGTCTCAGAAGTTTATCTTAAAAATCAAGAACTTCATTTGAAAAAATAA